In Parasegetibacter sp. NRK P23, a single genomic region encodes these proteins:
- a CDS encoding beta-N-acetylhexosaminidase produces the protein MKKTLMSFALFAASLTTVAQDGGIHIIPEPVKVTSGKGQFILGKKPVIAYADEKLKNSAAFLTDYLEKNYGVSADAQKGGAGKKILLSLDPTLQQDGEYRFVSDAKSVTIKGKDPAGVFYGIQTFIQLLPVEKGAALVIPAAQVEDYPRFAYRGMHLDVGRHFFSVDFVKKYIDYIALHKMNYFHWHLTEDQGWRIEIKKYPKLTEVGGFRNGTIIGRYPGTGNDNQRYGGYYTQDEIREVVRYAAARHITIIPEIELPGHALAALTSYPELGCTGGPYAVAQTWGVFDDVFCAGKESTFTFLQNVLDEVITLFPSTYIHIGGDECPKKRWETCPDCQKRIKDENLKDEHELQSYFIRRIEKHLNSKGRQIIGWDEILEGGLAPNATVMSWRGEKGGIEAAKQKHKVIMTPNSHCYIDHSQSKKEDSVTIGGYLPLEKVYGYDPLPAALTAEEAQYVLGAQGNVWTEYMRYPSKVEYMIFPRMSALAEALWSPKAAKSWEKFNQKLPAMYKRYDLWQSDYSKAYKNGEQWVK, from the coding sequence ATGAAAAAGACGTTAATGTCGTTTGCGCTGTTCGCAGCTTCGCTCACCACAGTTGCCCAGGATGGGGGCATCCACATTATTCCGGAACCGGTAAAAGTTACATCCGGGAAAGGACAATTTATTTTGGGTAAAAAGCCCGTTATCGCTTACGCGGATGAAAAACTGAAGAACAGTGCCGCATTCCTGACCGATTACCTCGAAAAGAATTACGGGGTGAGCGCGGATGCCCAAAAAGGAGGCGCGGGAAAAAAAATCCTGCTTTCCCTTGATCCCACCTTGCAGCAGGATGGTGAATACAGGTTTGTATCGGATGCCAAATCAGTTACGATTAAAGGGAAAGATCCGGCAGGGGTATTCTACGGTATCCAGACTTTTATCCAACTGCTGCCGGTTGAAAAAGGCGCGGCGCTGGTCATACCCGCTGCGCAGGTGGAAGACTACCCGCGTTTCGCTTACAGGGGCATGCACCTCGATGTGGGCCGCCACTTTTTCTCCGTGGATTTTGTGAAAAAGTACATCGACTACATCGCGCTCCACAAAATGAACTATTTCCACTGGCACCTCACCGAAGATCAGGGCTGGCGCATCGAAATCAAAAAATATCCGAAACTTACCGAAGTGGGTGGTTTCCGCAATGGTACTATCATCGGTCGTTATCCCGGAACAGGAAACGACAACCAGCGTTACGGCGGCTATTATACCCAGGATGAAATCCGTGAGGTGGTACGTTACGCCGCTGCGCGTCACATCACCATTATCCCGGAGATTGAACTGCCTGGTCATGCGCTGGCCGCACTCACTTCCTACCCTGAACTGGGTTGTACCGGAGGACCGTACGCCGTTGCGCAGACCTGGGGCGTATTCGACGATGTTTTCTGCGCGGGCAAAGAAAGCACTTTCACTTTCCTCCAAAACGTTTTGGATGAAGTAATCACACTTTTTCCTTCCACCTATATCCATATCGGCGGAGATGAGTGTCCGAAAAAAAGATGGGAAACCTGCCCTGATTGCCAGAAACGCATCAAAGATGAAAACCTGAAGGATGAGCATGAATTGCAGAGTTATTTCATCCGCCGCATCGAAAAACACCTCAACTCAAAGGGTCGTCAGATCATAGGCTGGGATGAGATACTGGAAGGCGGACTCGCGCCCAATGCCACCGTAATGAGCTGGAGAGGAGAAAAAGGCGGAATAGAAGCGGCGAAGCAAAAACACAAGGTGATCATGACGCCGAACAGTCATTGCTATATCGACCACAGCCAGTCGAAAAAAGAAGACTCCGTTACCATCGGCGGTTACCTTCCGCTTGAAAAAGTATACGGCTACGACCCTTTACCAGCTGCACTTACAGCGGAAGAAGCGCAGTATGTACTGGGTGCCCAGGGCAATGTATGGACCGAATACATGCGTTATCCATCCAAAGTGGAGTACATGATATTCCCAAGAATGAGCGCTTTGGCCGAAGCCCTTTGGTCGCCGAAGGCAGCGAAAAGCTGGGAAAAATTCAACCAGAAACTACCTGCCATGTACAAACGCTACGATCTTTGGCAGAGTGATTACAGCAAAGCGTATAAGAATGGAGAACAATGGGTGAAGTAA
- a CDS encoding CocE/NonD family hydrolase, whose protein sequence is MKKLLLLLLLSWWQQSLLLAQTIDSAWFRNNYTKVEQYIPMRDGVKLFTSIYIPKNDTEKHPILMTRTPYSCAPYGADQFKAFYNNHYREYLREGYIMVTQDVRGRWMSEGEFVDVRPFNHNKKSKADIDESSDTYDTVDWLVKNLSSSNGNVGIFGISYPGFYSSMAAASGHPAVKAVSPQAPVTDWFMGDDFHHNGAFFPMDGFSFYSSFGKPRPKPTTVGAPGFEFPTKDNYNFYLNTGALPNLAKLMGDSIKFWKDMYAHPNYDAWWQARDARRAMKNIQPAMLVVGGLFDAEDCFGAWELYKAIEKQNPSASNKLVMGPWYHGQWARGNGSSLGNVRFHSKTSEWYAENIEIPFFNYHLKGKGNNPNLAEATIFYTGSNEWKQEKAWPPAAMQETPIYLTAGGKLSFTKPSATSGESAYTSDPNKPVPYTEDVHFRRTREYMTDDQRFAARRPDVLVFQTEPLTEDLTLGGPVTADLKVKISTTDADFVVKLIDVFPDNFEYPADWPTEAGAKTDYIMNGYQMLVRGEIMRGRYRNSFEKPMAFTPGKTETVKFHLPDVAHTFKKGHRLMIQVQSSWFPLADRNPQQFVNIYQASDKDFVPSLITIEHNANSASNIVLPIIK, encoded by the coding sequence ATGAAAAAACTCTTGCTGTTGCTGCTCCTTTCCTGGTGGCAGCAATCCCTGCTATTGGCGCAAACGATTGACTCCGCCTGGTTCCGGAACAATTACACTAAAGTAGAACAGTACATTCCCATGCGTGATGGCGTGAAATTGTTCACTTCCATCTATATCCCTAAAAACGATACAGAGAAGCATCCGATTCTGATGACGCGCACCCCCTATTCCTGTGCGCCTTACGGAGCGGATCAGTTCAAAGCTTTTTACAATAACCACTACCGTGAATACCTGCGGGAAGGTTACATTATGGTTACCCAGGATGTGCGCGGCAGGTGGATGAGTGAAGGAGAATTCGTGGATGTACGTCCATTCAACCACAACAAAAAAAGCAAGGCCGATATTGATGAGTCCAGTGATACCTACGATACCGTGGATTGGCTGGTAAAAAATCTTTCTTCCTCCAATGGCAACGTAGGTATTTTCGGCATCTCCTACCCCGGTTTCTATTCCAGTATGGCCGCGGCTTCAGGTCACCCGGCGGTAAAAGCGGTGAGCCCGCAGGCACCGGTTACCGACTGGTTCATGGGCGACGATTTTCACCACAACGGTGCTTTCTTCCCCATGGATGGGTTCAGCTTTTATTCCAGCTTCGGCAAACCACGTCCAAAGCCTACAACAGTGGGCGCTCCGGGATTTGAGTTCCCTACTAAAGACAATTATAATTTCTACCTGAATACAGGCGCTTTGCCCAACCTCGCCAAACTGATGGGCGACAGCATCAAATTCTGGAAAGACATGTACGCCCACCCAAACTATGATGCCTGGTGGCAGGCCCGCGACGCGAGAAGGGCGATGAAAAACATTCAACCCGCCATGCTGGTGGTAGGCGGACTGTTTGACGCCGAAGACTGCTTTGGCGCATGGGAACTGTACAAAGCCATTGAAAAGCAAAACCCGTCGGCCAGCAACAAACTCGTGATGGGCCCCTGGTACCACGGTCAATGGGCCCGTGGCAATGGCAGTTCCCTTGGCAATGTTCGCTTCCACAGCAAAACTTCCGAATGGTATGCTGAAAACATCGAAATACCTTTCTTCAATTACCACCTGAAAGGAAAAGGCAACAATCCTAATCTTGCGGAAGCCACCATTTTTTACACCGGCTCCAATGAATGGAAGCAAGAAAAAGCATGGCCCCCTGCCGCGATGCAGGAAACCCCCATATACCTTACGGCGGGAGGAAAACTTTCTTTCACCAAACCATCTGCCACATCAGGCGAATCGGCTTACACCAGTGATCCTAACAAACCCGTTCCCTACACGGAGGACGTGCATTTTCGCCGTACCAGGGAATACATGACCGACGACCAGCGTTTCGCCGCACGTCGCCCGGATGTACTCGTGTTCCAGACCGAACCACTTACTGAAGACCTAACACTGGGCGGCCCGGTAACCGCCGACCTGAAAGTGAAGATATCTACCACCGATGCCGATTTTGTAGTGAAACTGATCGACGTGTTCCCTGATAATTTTGAATACCCCGCGGACTGGCCCACAGAAGCCGGCGCCAAAACGGATTACATCATGAACGGCTACCAGATGCTGGTACGGGGTGAAATCATGCGGGGGCGTTACCGCAACAGTTTTGAAAAACCCATGGCATTCACGCCGGGAAAAACGGAGACCGTAAAGTTCCACCTACCGGACGTGGCGCACACTTTTAAAAAAGGACACCGACTTATGATCCAGGTCCAAAGTTCGTGGTTCCCGCTTGCCGACAGGAACCCGCAGCAATTCGTGAACATCTACCAGGCCTCGGATAAAGATTTCGTGCCTTCGCTGATCACCATCGAACACAACGCCAATTCGGCTTCCAACATCGTGCTTCCGATCATTAAATAA
- a CDS encoding N(4)-(beta-N-acetylglucosaminyl)-L-asparaginase, with the protein MQNRRFFLKLFSAGSLGTIPFLNASAGSRERKPAKGKAVVISTWDFGKEANAAAWKTLGAGGAALDAVEQGVHVPEADPTNQTVGLGGFPDRDGKVTLDACIMDHQLNCGSVACLENILHPISVARRVMEKTPHVMLVGEGALQFALAQGFEKTNLLTPASEKAWKEWLKTSQYEPVINIENRKKEEDPKHLPGGPYNHDTIGMLALDADGRMAGACTTSGAAWKMHGRVGDSPIIGAGLYVDNEIGAATSSGLGEEVIRTCGSHLVVELMRQGNSPEESCKKAVERIVKRDPVKAKKLQVGFLALSNQGTYGAFAIHPGFTFSVKSQQTETIIAAKSWFK; encoded by the coding sequence ATGCAAAACAGGAGATTTTTTCTGAAACTATTTTCGGCAGGAAGTCTGGGCACGATTCCCTTTTTGAATGCCAGTGCGGGATCGCGGGAAAGAAAACCCGCTAAAGGAAAGGCTGTTGTAATTTCCACCTGGGATTTCGGGAAGGAAGCGAATGCCGCTGCCTGGAAAACATTGGGTGCCGGAGGCGCTGCGCTGGATGCGGTAGAGCAGGGTGTACACGTTCCGGAGGCCGATCCAACGAACCAAACCGTTGGCCTGGGCGGATTCCCCGACCGTGATGGCAAAGTAACGCTGGATGCCTGCATTATGGACCACCAGTTGAACTGTGGTTCAGTGGCCTGCCTGGAAAATATACTTCACCCCATTTCTGTGGCAAGAAGGGTGATGGAAAAAACACCCCATGTAATGCTGGTGGGAGAGGGTGCCTTGCAATTCGCGCTGGCGCAGGGTTTCGAGAAAACAAACCTGCTTACGCCCGCTTCCGAAAAAGCCTGGAAAGAATGGCTGAAAACATCGCAGTACGAACCGGTCATCAATATCGAGAACAGGAAAAAGGAAGAAGATCCGAAACACTTACCTGGCGGGCCCTACAACCACGATACGATTGGGATGCTCGCGCTGGATGCCGACGGCAGGATGGCTGGAGCCTGCACCACTTCAGGGGCGGCCTGGAAAATGCACGGCAGGGTGGGTGATTCTCCGATAATCGGTGCAGGCTTATATGTAGACAATGAGATCGGTGCAGCTACTTCCAGTGGGTTAGGGGAAGAAGTGATCCGTACCTGCGGCTCGCACCTGGTGGTAGAACTGATGCGGCAGGGCAACTCCCCGGAAGAATCCTGTAAAAAAGCGGTGGAACGCATCGTGAAGCGTGATCCCGTAAAAGCGAAGAAACTGCAGGTCGGCTTCCTGGCACTCAGCAATCAGGGGACTTACGGCGCTTTCGCCATTCATCCCGGGTTCACTTTCTCCGTGAAGAGTCAACAAACGGAAACCATCATAGCGGCAAAAAGCTGGTTCAAATAA
- a CDS encoding copper homeostasis protein CutC — protein sequence MRKLEVCCYSIESCLVAQHNGAHRIELCAGPAEGGVTPSVGVIRRALQLCSIPVYPIIRPRGGDFLYSEEEFNVLLQDVDEVRRLGCKGMVTGMLTPDGKVDIARMKAVKAISGEMELTFHRAIDVCADPFEAIKALIELGVERVLSSGQASTAPEGAGLLKELQLYFGKHIIIMPGAGIRSANLEELALFTEAREFHSSAAFQQQSAMRYRASRVSMSHAGNNEFQWPEASPVSMSHAGNNEFQWPEASPEEVHKMSTLLRALR from the coding sequence ATGCGCAAGCTGGAGGTCTGTTGTTATTCCATTGAATCGTGCCTGGTGGCGCAACACAACGGCGCGCACCGCATAGAACTTTGCGCCGGACCGGCAGAAGGAGGGGTGACCCCATCGGTTGGCGTGATCCGTCGTGCCCTTCAATTGTGCAGCATCCCGGTGTATCCTATCATTCGTCCGCGGGGAGGTGATTTTCTGTATTCGGAAGAAGAGTTCAACGTACTGCTCCAGGATGTGGATGAGGTAAGAAGACTGGGATGCAAAGGAATGGTAACGGGTATGCTTACGCCGGATGGAAAGGTGGACATCGCCCGGATGAAAGCCGTGAAAGCCATTTCCGGTGAGATGGAACTCACTTTCCACCGTGCCATAGATGTTTGCGCCGATCCTTTTGAAGCCATCAAAGCGTTGATAGAACTGGGGGTGGAACGGGTGCTGAGTTCGGGCCAGGCTTCCACAGCCCCGGAAGGTGCCGGACTTTTGAAAGAATTGCAATTGTATTTTGGCAAACATATTATCATTATGCCCGGAGCGGGTATCCGCTCCGCCAACCTGGAAGAATTGGCCCTGTTCACGGAGGCCAGGGAGTTTCACAGTTCCGCCGCTTTCCAGCAACAGAGCGCCATGCGCTACAGGGCCAGCCGGGTAAGCATGAGCCATGCGGGAAATAATGAGTTTCAGTGGCCGGAGGCCAGCCCGGTAAGCATGAGCCATGCGGGAAATAATGAGTTTCAGTGGCCGGAGGCCAGCCCGGAAGAAGTACATAAAATGAGTACCCTGCTCCGCGCGCTGCGTTGA
- the rpmB gene encoding 50S ribosomal protein L28, with protein sequence MARVCQVTGKKPISGHHVSHSNIKTKRRFLPNLQTKRFFLAEEDKWITLKVSSEAIRTINKNGLYTVVKELRAKGVSI encoded by the coding sequence ATGGCAAGAGTATGTCAGGTAACAGGTAAAAAGCCGATCAGTGGTCACCACGTATCGCATTCAAATATTAAAACCAAGCGTCGTTTTTTACCGAATCTGCAGACAAAAAGATTCTTTTTGGCTGAGGAAGACAAATGGATCACGCTGAAAGTTTCTTCTGAAGCTATCCGTACCATCAACAAAAACGGTTTGTACACCGTAGTGAAAGAACTGAGAGCCAAAGGCGTTTCTATTTAA
- the rpmG gene encoding 50S ribosomal protein L33, with protein sequence MAKKGNRVQVILECTEHKNSGLAGTSRYITTKNKKNTPERMELKKFNPIMKKVTVHKEIK encoded by the coding sequence ATGGCAAAAAAAGGGAACAGGGTGCAGGTGATCCTGGAATGTACCGAGCATAAAAACTCTGGTCTTGCTGGAACAAGTCGCTACATCACCACCAAGAACAAGAAGAACACCCCTGAGCGCATGGAGTTGAAAAAATTCAACCCCATCATGAAAAAAGTAACTGTTCACAAAGAGATCAAGTAA
- a CDS encoding DUF4295 family protein, producing the protein MAKAASKNAKIKDAKASAEAKNWTKVIRAVRSPKTGAYTFKEAIVHKEKVKDYMSEK; encoded by the coding sequence ATGGCAAAAGCAGCTTCAAAGAACGCGAAAATCAAAGATGCCAAAGCATCCGCAGAGGCGAAGAACTGGACCAAAGTGATCAGGGCCGTGCGTAGCCCCAAAACCGGCGCTTACACTTTCAAAGAAGCGATCGTTCACAAGGAGAAAGTTAAAGACTACATGTCCGAAAAATAA
- the ftsY gene encoding signal recognition particle-docking protein FtsY, whose amino-acid sequence MGFFGKLFGKKEKESLDQGLQKTKESFFSKITKAIAGKSTVDDEVLDSVEEALVGADVGIDTTVQIIKRIEERVAKDKYLNTGELNRILREEIQGILVDAPENSYAGYKLPEGKRPYVILVVGVNGVGKTTTIGKLAHNFKSAGYSVLLGAADTFRAAAVDQLTIWSERAGVPIVKKEMGSDPASVAFDTVNSGVAKGADVILIDTAGRLHNKAHLMEELSKIKRVVQKVIPDAPHEVMLVLDGSTGQNALEQAKHFTAATEVTALSITKLDGTAKGGVVLAIANQFKIPVKFIGVGEKIEDLLVFDKGEFVDSLFKLEE is encoded by the coding sequence ATGGGATTTTTCGGTAAACTGTTCGGTAAGAAAGAAAAGGAAAGCCTGGACCAGGGATTGCAGAAAACCAAAGAAAGTTTCTTTTCCAAAATCACCAAGGCCATCGCCGGGAAAAGTACCGTGGATGACGAAGTGCTCGATAGCGTGGAAGAAGCCCTGGTTGGCGCCGATGTGGGGATTGATACCACCGTACAGATCATCAAAAGGATTGAAGAAAGGGTCGCCAAAGATAAATACCTTAACACCGGGGAACTCAACCGCATCCTCCGCGAAGAGATCCAGGGTATACTGGTGGATGCGCCCGAAAACAGTTACGCAGGCTACAAACTTCCCGAAGGGAAACGCCCGTACGTGATATTGGTAGTGGGCGTTAATGGTGTTGGAAAGACAACTACCATCGGGAAACTTGCGCATAACTTTAAGTCTGCCGGTTACTCCGTATTGCTTGGAGCAGCCGATACTTTCCGGGCTGCGGCGGTAGATCAACTCACCATCTGGAGCGAAAGGGCGGGGGTACCTATCGTGAAAAAGGAAATGGGCAGCGATCCCGCTTCCGTGGCCTTCGATACCGTGAACAGCGGTGTGGCCAAAGGAGCCGACGTTATCCTGATCGATACGGCTGGTCGCCTGCACAACAAAGCCCACCTGATGGAGGAACTCTCCAAAATAAAACGCGTGGTGCAGAAAGTGATTCCGGATGCCCCCCACGAAGTGATGCTGGTACTGGATGGCTCCACAGGGCAGAACGCGCTGGAACAGGCCAAACATTTTACAGCCGCAACCGAGGTTACCGCACTTTCCATCACCAAACTGGATGGCACTGCCAAGGGCGGTGTTGTATTGGCCATCGCCAACCAGTTCAAAATTCCGGTGAAGTTCATCGGTGTGGGTGAAAAGATTGAAGATTTGCTGGTGTTCGATAAAGGAGAATTCGTGGACAGCCTGTTCAAACTGGAAGAATAA
- a CDS encoding heavy-metal-associated domain-containing protein: MKKSVQLLLATLFLAVSGAFAQTPKVKTEKIPTPTVQCEMCKNKIENYLKRVDGVQTVKVDYKKKETTVKYITDRTNIEAIKTHIANVGYDAGDVTAEPEAYKKLPSCCKKKE; the protein is encoded by the coding sequence ATGAAAAAATCCGTTCAATTGTTGCTGGCCACTTTATTCCTGGCCGTTTCCGGAGCCTTCGCGCAAACGCCTAAAGTGAAGACTGAAAAAATCCCGACGCCTACCGTTCAATGTGAAATGTGCAAGAACAAGATTGAGAACTACCTGAAAAGGGTGGATGGCGTGCAAACTGTGAAAGTAGATTACAAAAAGAAAGAGACCACCGTAAAATACATTACCGACCGCACCAATATTGAGGCGATTAAAACACATATCGCGAATGTGGGTTATGATGCCGGTGATGTAACAGCGGAGCCTGAGGCGTATAAGAAGTTGCCTTCCTGCTGTAAGAAAAAGGAATAA
- the pyrE gene encoding orotate phosphoribosyltransferase → MVNEKAVAEKLLQSNAIRLNVQEPFTWASGWKSPIYCDNRKVLSFPFIRDFVKSEMSNVLFEKFPEADVLAGVATAGIAWGALAADQLKLPYMYVRPKPKEHGLGNQIEGAYEAGQKVVVIEDLISTGKSSLQVVDVLRAAGLEVVGMVSIFNYGFPVAAEAFEKAGVPWISLTNYSSLISLAIEKGIVTSDQENLLLQWRENPSTWGR, encoded by the coding sequence ATGGTAAACGAAAAAGCAGTAGCCGAAAAACTTTTACAAAGTAACGCTATCCGGTTGAATGTTCAGGAACCTTTTACCTGGGCGTCAGGATGGAAAAGTCCCATTTATTGCGACAACAGAAAAGTGCTTTCTTTCCCTTTCATCCGTGATTTTGTGAAGTCGGAGATGAGCAATGTCCTCTTTGAAAAATTCCCTGAAGCCGATGTGCTTGCGGGCGTGGCCACCGCCGGAATCGCCTGGGGTGCCCTGGCTGCCGATCAGTTGAAACTGCCTTATATGTATGTTCGTCCCAAGCCCAAAGAGCACGGGTTAGGCAACCAAATTGAAGGCGCTTACGAAGCCGGGCAGAAAGTGGTGGTGATTGAAGACCTGATTTCCACGGGAAAAAGCAGTTTACAGGTAGTGGATGTACTCCGTGCGGCAGGACTGGAAGTGGTGGGCATGGTATCCATTTTCAATTACGGATTCCCCGTGGCGGCCGAAGCTTTCGAAAAAGCGGGTGTGCCCTGGATTTCTTTAACGAATTATTCCAGTCTGATCAGTTTGGCGATAGAGAAAGGAATTGTAACTTCCGACCAGGAAAATCTGCTCCTGCAATGGCGGGAAAATCCTTCCACCTGGGGCAGGTAA
- a CDS encoding NUDIX domain-containing protein gives MLLKIFFNDKPLFLTDKITPELEPFLHHDDAVFIDEFSLPAVKSMLHEMEQPKVHAGIFLHEDPLALQKAFWKKFMIVEAAGGAVLNERNELLLIFRRGKWDLPKGKMETGETPSECAVREVMEETGLEEVALIKPLLTTYHTYNESGHHILKPSHWFLMRTKNQDKLTPQTEEDILQTEWVALTDLDKYMENTFPSIRDVVEKLLPELRGFY, from the coding sequence ATGCTTCTTAAAATTTTTTTCAACGATAAGCCCCTGTTCCTGACCGATAAGATTACGCCTGAACTTGAACCTTTCCTCCACCACGATGATGCTGTTTTTATCGATGAATTTTCGCTCCCCGCGGTAAAATCCATGCTGCACGAAATGGAACAACCCAAAGTGCATGCGGGGATATTTCTCCACGAAGACCCGCTTGCCCTGCAAAAGGCTTTCTGGAAAAAATTCATGATCGTGGAAGCTGCCGGCGGTGCCGTACTGAACGAAAGGAATGAACTGCTGCTGATCTTCAGAAGAGGAAAATGGGACCTTCCCAAAGGAAAAATGGAAACCGGAGAAACACCTTCAGAATGCGCCGTAAGGGAAGTGATGGAGGAAACAGGTCTGGAAGAAGTAGCACTTATCAAACCGCTTTTAACCACTTATCATACTTATAATGAGAGCGGGCATCATATCCTCAAACCTTCTCACTGGTTCCTGATGCGCACCAAAAACCAGGATAAACTCACGCCCCAGACCGAGGAGGATATCTTGCAAACGGAGTGGGTAGCCCTGACCGACCTGGACAAATACATGGAAAACACTTTCCCGAGTATCCGTGATGTGGTCGAAAAACTGCTCCCCGAACTGCGGGGTTTTTATTAA
- a CDS encoding LEA type 2 family protein: MAASIFAACGKPKDLQYVSTTNWGIEQMGSKQTTINAEVRYFNPNSFALQLKKADCDVFVEDKFLGHFVLDTLLRMPAKDTFMIPVSLQTETGKLLGAGLALLKKEVKVRVNGNVKVGRSGIFMNVPLQYEGIQRIEF; the protein is encoded by the coding sequence ATGGCAGCTTCGATATTTGCTGCCTGCGGGAAGCCAAAGGACCTTCAGTATGTTTCCACCACCAATTGGGGAATAGAACAGATGGGATCAAAGCAAACCACCATTAACGCGGAGGTGCGTTATTTTAACCCGAACAGCTTTGCGCTTCAACTCAAAAAAGCGGACTGTGATGTATTTGTGGAGGATAAATTCCTGGGACATTTCGTACTGGACACACTGCTACGGATGCCCGCAAAAGACACGTTTATGATCCCCGTTAGTCTGCAAACGGAGACAGGTAAATTGCTCGGTGCCGGACTGGCCCTGTTGAAAAAAGAGGTTAAAGTTCGCGTGAACGGAAATGTAAAAGTGGGGCGCTCCGGTATTTTTATGAATGTTCCCCTTCAATACGAAGGCATTCAACGGATCGAATTTTAA
- a CDS encoding WbqC family protein, translating to MTLITEFQYFGCINYYKTLFRVTNIEFDVYHPYKKMSFRNRTLLSGGNGIIELSVPLVHGRNQRIPMREVKIDNQQKWQVQHWRSIVSAYNRSPWFEYYKHTLEILFELRFEYLWEWDEACWKWSLESLKWKPDWRVIQDATDVIQEENREDVTDQWLPKNYLSGDAPVYPQVFGERHGFQPNLSVLDLIFCTGPSARDFLAGS from the coding sequence ATGACTTTAATAACTGAATTTCAATATTTTGGGTGTATTAACTATTATAAAACTTTGTTTCGGGTAACAAATATTGAATTTGACGTATATCATCCTTATAAAAAAATGAGTTTTCGGAACAGGACCCTCCTATCAGGGGGTAATGGCATCATCGAATTGTCCGTTCCACTCGTTCACGGGAGGAACCAGCGTATTCCAATGCGTGAAGTAAAAATCGACAATCAGCAAAAATGGCAGGTACAACATTGGCGTTCTATTGTTTCCGCATACAACAGATCACCCTGGTTCGAGTATTATAAGCACACACTTGAAATTTTATTTGAACTGCGTTTTGAATACCTCTGGGAGTGGGATGAAGCCTGTTGGAAATGGAGCCTTGAAAGCCTGAAATGGAAACCGGATTGGAGGGTGATACAAGATGCCACGGACGTTATTCAGGAAGAAAACCGGGAAGATGTAACAGACCAATGGCTGCCCAAAAACTATCTTTCGGGAGATGCACCCGTGTACCCCCAGGTGTTCGGAGAGCGGCACGGGTTTCAACCCAACTTATCGGTGCTTGACCTCATTTTCTGTACAGGTCCTTCAGCCAGGGATTTTCTCGCCGGATCGTAA